GCGGAGGATGCCGAAGCTCACCACCGACTTGCCGTTCATGATCGCCAGATTGCGCCGCTCGCCATAAGCGTCGCGCACGTCGGCGATGTCGGCGAGCTTCACCGAGCGGCCATTGGCGAGCTGCACCTGGGTCTGCCCCAGCGCATAGGCGTCGCGCGCATTGCCCAGCACGCGGACCGATTGCTCGGCACCGGCAATCTCGGCGCGGCCGCCGGCGGCGTTCAGGTTCATCGCGCGCAGCTGCACGTTCACCTGGCTGGCGGTGACGCCCTGCGCCTGCATCTTGGCGGGATCCAGCACGACGCGGATCTCGCGATCGACGCCGCCCCGGATCTGGACGCTCTGCATCCCCTCGATCGCCAGCAGGCGGCGCGAGACGATATTCTGGGTGTACCAGGAGAGCTGCTCCATGGTCATGTCGGTCGTCTCGACCGACCAGTTGGCGAGCGCGCCGCCATTCACCTTGGCGCGGATGATCTGCGGTTCGAGAATGCCGTCCGGCAGCTGGCCGCGAATCTGCGAGATGGCGTCGCGCACGTCGGTAGTCGCGCGATCCACCGGCGTTTCGATCGTGAACTGGACGAACGTCTCCGAGCTGCCCTCGGAGATGGTCGTGTTGATTTCCTCCACGCCCTCCAGATTTCGGACCGCCGCCTCGATCCGCTGCGCGACCTGCGTTTCCAGTTCGGTCGGCGCGGCGCCGGGCTGGGTGATGACGACGACGACGCCGGGGAAGGTGATCTCCGGATTCTGGTTGACGTCCATCCGCATGAACGAGACCCAACCGGCCAGCGTCAGCGCGAAGAACAGGACGATCGAGGGAATCGGGTTCCGGATCGACCAGGCGGAGATGTTGCGGAAGTTCATGCGCGTCGCCTCAATGGCCGGCGAGGACGGGGGTCACCTTGTCGCCCGGATTGAGGAAGGCGCCGGCCGACGCGATCACCCGTTCCCGGCCGATGAGGCCGGAGGCGATGCTCACCCCGCGATCGTCGACCCCGCCCACCGTGACGTCACGGCGCGAGACGCGATTGTCGGAGCCCACCACATAGACGAAATTGCCCTTGGGATCGGACAGCACCGCGCTCTCCGGCAGCAGCGGCAACTCCTGGGGGCTCCCGCCGAGATCGATGCTGGCGAAACCACCGGGGCGCAGCTCGGTGCGGAACGGCAGCGCCACGCGCACCGTGCCCTGGCGGCTGTTCGGATCGATCACCGGCGAAATCTGCCAGATCTTGCCTTCGATCTTGAGCGCCGTGCCCACCGGCGTCACGATGGCGGGATTGCCGACAGCCATGTGCGCGAGATCGGACTCGGCGATGCGTGCCTGCACTTCCATCCGGCCGTCCTCGGCGATCCGGAACAGCGCGCCCGAGGCGGCGCCGACGATCTGGCCGGCTTCCACCGTGCGGGTGAGGACGAGGCCGGCCGCAGGAGCGCGGATGTCCAGCCGGCCGATCAAAGCGCGCTGCTGGCCGAGCTGCGCCTGCGCCACCGCGACGCGCGCATTGGCCGAATCCAGCGCGGCCTGCTTGGAATCGATGTCCGCCTGCGAGACGAAACCATTGGAAACGAGCTTCTTGGCCCGATTGAGATTGGCGAGCGCGAGGGCCGCATCGGCGCGGGACTGATCGATCTGGGCGCCCATCGCGGCCGCCTGCTGCGTCTGGACGGAGCGATCGACGATCGCGAGGATCTGGCCGGCCTTCA
This DNA window, taken from Sphingomonas sp. AP4-R1, encodes the following:
- a CDS encoding efflux RND transporter periplasmic adaptor subunit; the protein is MNMESGIGGSVADYEALDPARSRRKLIIALVAVVIVAIAIGYYVSHRKPKAAGGDSALQRVTYIVPGRSEIAASTRATGTIGARRDQPVGIAGEGGVVRSVLVEAGDWVKAGQILAIVDRSVQTQQAAAMGAQIDQSRADAALALANLNRAKKLVSNGFVSQADIDSKQAALDSANARVAVAQAQLGQQRALIGRLDIRAPAAGLVLTRTVEAGQIVGAASGALFRIAEDGRMEVQARIAESDLAHMAVGNPAIVTPVGTALKIEGKIWQISPVIDPNSRQGTVRVALPFRTELRPGGFASIDLGGSPQELPLLPESAVLSDPKGNFVYVVGSDNRVSRRDVTVGGVDDRGVSIASGLIGRERVIASAGAFLNPGDKVTPVLAGH